The nucleotide window GAGTCAGTAATTAATAAGACAGGAACAATGAAGCAATCCAGTTAGCAATTAAGTCAGTTCTTAAAATTTGGGGAAAATAGCTGATGTGTTCTTGTAaatcagtcataaattcacataaGTAAGAAATGAGTAAATCAGTAATTAAGTAAGGGGgaggcacggtggcgtagtgattAGGATCCTGGTTTAATTcatatgtgtgccctgcgatagattggcaccccatccagtgtATCTTACCCtataccctaagtctcctgggataggctccaggcccattGTGACCCAGTATACAGagtaaagcagtatagaaaataaataaagtggcacagtggctttgtggtaagcactgtcactttgcagTTTCAGGGTCCGAGTTTGGTTCCCGCttcggatctgtgtgcatggagtgcgCGTGGGTTTCTCTTGctatttcctcccacaatccaaaaacatgcagattaggctaattagcctTTCCAAATTGCCATAGTGTATGATAGTTtgtgtgcgccctgcaatgGAGTGgtaccctgtctagggtgtaccctgccttgtgccctaggcTCCTTGCTTTCCGCCACCttctatacaggataaaacattATTGATGATAAGTTAGTGAGTCACTAATTatgaagttaataataataaaaataatatgactTAAGTCAGACAGTAATTAATGTCAGTAACTGAGTCAGCAATTaagaatatattaaattaaataagtcaATAATTATGTCAGTCAGTAATTAAGGAATTCAGTCAGTAAAACAACAAAGAATATAGGAAGGTAGAAAGGAAGGAAGCAAGCAAGAAAAGAACAATGGTAAGACTATTTTACTTACTTGTAATGATAAATTCAGTGAAATCTTACCTACTAAATTTCCTCTTGGTAAAGTCTGAATGTGCAGTAACATcatattttatagaaaaactGCTTTGCCTTTTTAATACATCTTAGAAAGATTTATTTCCAGTTCTTGAGCAAGAACTCTCCAGTGATGCAACTGTGGATATGTAAGGAGTGGGCTTCtgatgaaggaaaaaaataccCTTTTCTGTGGAAGGTCTGAACAACTGTCTCTATTTGAAAATGGAAAATCTCAGGTTAACAtttagaacaacaacaacatgaaacCAGGTTATCGCTTAGTCAAGGAGGTAACGTAAGAGACGTGTGGTTTTTCACAGAGCGGTTTTGCTATTAGTCACGGGTTGCTTTCCAGGAATGCAGAGCTCATCAGTCTGcaaaagacctttttttttttataaaaaaaaaagtataacaaATAAGATtgcacataaaataattaacgtTATGAGTAcagtgtttaaatgttaaaaaaaaaaaatcataaacataaacaaattgTACACTACATTACCCATTACATTCAATACTATTGTTCCTAGAATAAACAACAACCCGAATGTATTCATAACTGAAGACTATAATGAGTTTCACTCCGGCTTGACATATTTTATCCAGTGGTAATTTAATCATCAGGTGAACTGACCTAGTTAAAGTGATTGTTTCAGAGATTTGAGTTTCATTTCTAACAGCCAATACGTACACAGTATCATGGCTAATGCTTAgctgtgcattttatttatttagctctCCTGGGTGAACCTACAAAtgctaaattataataataataaaaaaagctaaattctcctaaaaataaaaacacataaataaaaagaagagtAAGTTTCCAGAGAAATCCAACATGCCAAGAATAAAAGCAGATTTATTAATATAGCATTAAAAGTCTTTCAAGCATCCATTTATGAAAAGGATAGTCTTGATTAAAAATTTCAAAATGCAATATTCCAGAAAAGGCACTCATACAGAttatcacatgcacacacaatggTGGGTTGTAAATTTCACTTAATTCAATTGTGCATCTACATGAGCCCAAATGGATTCAGTTTGCTTCACTGTATTATCCTGGAGCTACAGTGTTAAGCCATTGAATAAGGCATCAAATTATATTGTTAAAGCAATTTGAACATTTTCACCTAAAGATAAGGTTAAgataacacaaacaaatataaaccactaaaaatgttttttgaaacAGTATGGTTGATCAAAAACAGTTTAACAGCTCAATAATGAGCtgacaaaaaacatatacagtgcaGAAAGTAAAAAGCTTTCTCTGGGCTAATCTAAAATCAATAGGGTTTCAGAAATCATCGGAGAACTCTCGTCCatcaaaaattaacattttcaaaCCAGTAGCTGCTGAGCTGCAAGCAATCAGATCTCCATGGTTTCCTTTGAGTTGTTGCTTCCTGACTGCGTCTCCGGTGTGGACAGATGCTCTAGCTCATATCTCCCGTTCTGATCCGCAGGCCGAACCTGATTGGACGGCTTCTTGTGTTCCAGGATCTGCTGCATCTGGTGTGTAGCGTAGTCTGGCTTGGCAGTGAGGGGGCACTGTGGCACCTCTATACCCAAGATGTCTTGCACCATGTAAGGTCTGAGCCATCCCACCAGCGGAGTGCTGCCTGGAGTATAGTGAGTCTCACGATGGTAGAACAAGAGCCCATCCACCTGGAGACAAAAGCCATGTGAATAGTGAACATTATTTACATGAAGGGAAGTTTACATGAATGCATTGGGCAAATTATGCAATTGTTGTGAATATTATGTAATGGTAAAGTTTAAAGATTGCTTAATCAATAAGGACAATAAATATTATGCAACAGTTAGTTTCAACTGAggaatctgattggatgagaggcttTCCAAGAGTGCTGATAatggacagtaacagcactaGGACGTTTAATTATATGCATCATTCTGCGTCCCAGGTGTTCTAACAAACATTATTTACACTAACTGGTTAGTTAGTTCCACCAGACATAGATAGTATGTGCTGTTGGAGCAAAATACAgtaactggtaaaaaaaaaaaaaatcataacatgCTGATATTAAATGGTTTTTGTGGAAttgttgtagaaaaaaaaaaatcagacttaAGGTTGTGCTGCTGTGCTGgttatcagcacagctgtgatgcttACAACCAGCATAACAGCAAACCTTCGCCTGTGATACTGCTTGAATATACAGGACAGTGAATATTATTAGGGATGGTGAATATTACCTAAGGATAGTAACGTAGCATAGTGTATATTACATAAGGATAATGAATTTGATGCAAGCctattaaaattaagtaaagaatATTAAGCAAGTGTAGTAAAGAGTACGTTATGAAAGTATTACACAAGCATAATGAAAATGAGTAAGCATAGtgcatataatgtaaatgtattgtatATGATTATTCAATATTGTATAAGGATAGTGACTATGCATGCTTTGTGAAAATTATATACATCATATATAGTCATACATGCGTGCTGATTATTATAATGAAGTTAATGTTGTAAAAGTAGTAAATAAACTAGTGCAGCATATATAATGTAAGGACAGTGAATAATCATCATGAATAATACATAGTCAATTTTACATTATAGTGAATAAACATGGTGAGTATTAAGCATAGTGAATTAGCGCAGTGAATAGTATGTGAGGAGAGCGATTATTACACAAGCATAGTGAAAATTAATAAGCATAGTGATGATAGCATTGACGTCTACAAAAGTAATCAATATTTTGAAGGGACAGTGAATATTATGAAAGTTGAGTGAACATTATGTGAACATAAGGGTGGTGTATATATAATGATTTTGTGTATTAATTGCTATGCAAACATAGTGAAAATTACACAGGTATATTGAATATTATGTAAGCTTAATGAATAAGCAAAGTGAATATTAGTTAAGGATAGTGAAGGTTATAAAAGCTTTGTAAATCTTACATAAGGATATCACATATTAGTGAGGTCATGTGATACAAAGGAAAACATCAgaagaaatacattttgactGATACATAATTATCAATCGCATACGCTGATCAGCCACACCACCACTGCCAGGaaaactgaaaaacattgattatgaattatataccagtaaacttgtGACAGGATCATAGGCACCCAAGGCTTATCTAAACCTGTAGGAGGCAAAGGCCAGCTCGTCTGGTCCAATCATGCAGATAAACTAGTGTAGCACACTGCTAGCTATAATACTACGGTATCAAGAACACTTAGCTCGCTGtgtatggggcttagcaggtAAAGAGTTTAAGGGTGTTGATCCGGCCTCCAACTTTGCCAGATCTCAATCTAATCAAGCACCCATGAAACACACTGGACAAACTAGTCATCCACGGAGaccccaccccacaacccacagcacccaaagaatcCACATGAGGTCTCGTGGAGTCATGTCTCGAGGGGCCACCTGGTGGCACAAGGAGAACTTGCACTATGttgtatttaaatgatttaatgatatggctgatcagtgttttTTGTGAGTAGTCTGAACCTTTTTGTGATTTCTGTCCACTGGCAaaggtgtatttttttttcttttgagtagATTGTTAGACTTTTATGTTCATCAGCCAAATGTTTTTGCACTATAATTACTTACAAACTCTATCATTTTACTCTGGCCTCCCTGTAAATAATTGCTATTTCTATTCATCAGTTTCTCCAGTGAACAAATCCAGTATTACCATTTAATCCATTATAGAAATGGCACTAGGAAAACAACTTGTTTGTCAAAAAAGTTAGATTATGTTCAGATGGTCTTACACTGAAGCTGTAGTCATGTGCCAGGGCCTTTTGAATTGACTCTGTTGTACAGCTGATACTGTTCAGACTCACAAAACGGAACTGCAAACACATGTAGGGAAACAAAATGATGAGTACATTAGATTAATAATCTTACTGTTAAACCGTCTTTAGTACTAGGAGATAAACTTACAGGGTTTCGTTTGCAGATCTCCGACAGCTCTTCCACCTCTTCCACCTTTGACTGCAACCAGTAGAACCGGAACTCagtctgttattaaaaaaattcaatcatTTCAGGTGGCGAGAATGCATGTGATCGATGTGACACAACATCATTTGAAATCATCAGGATGTAAAAACCAAATACAGCTttgaaataacatttaaatcacGAGAACAAATTGACTGACAGAACAGTCATAGACAGGATGGCCTCTCCAGCACATCACATCCAGGATGTAGTACGTCCTATCCACTTCACTGTAAATGCAGTCTAGGATGGTGTAATCTGCAAGAATATAAAAACCAATCCTCATTACCACCAGACAGTTCTACATAGgctaaatataattttagttTAGTCCTGTATTACAAACCTTTCCCAATGGCCGAGTTGTGTCTGTTCCCTCCTGGTAGCAAAGAAGGGAAACGGTTTACACAGTACCCACTTTTAGTGTACGATGATGTGGAGCcctattaattaaaagaaatacataaatacatattcAGTCTATTATTGAGAATTTAACACCATGTAAGGTGAATTGCTGGGTTGCCGAGCTCAGGGTAGTGCGGTCTGTGCAGATTTCACAGGAAAGAAAAGAGTTTTGTTTAAACCTGGAAAGATTCCAACGCGATTTAGTTTCAGCTGAactataaaatgcatttttgttcAGAATGaaggttgtggaatttggcctagattacttacattgtactcGCGTTCCAGGTGATAAACTTCACAGTCAGTtatgcagagcaggaaaattcATAACAACCAAGACCTACTGTAATGAGCTTATATGAAccagaatttttaattaagacTTGGAAAAAATCTGAACTATCCCTTTAACATGTCTTGGTGTAGTTCACTAGCTGCCATGTGACGAGTAAAACCAGaatgataaaaattaaataatctacTAGTCACTGGGGAGGTAAAGGAGCTATATATAgcctatagatagatagatacactGCAGACACAGTGAGGCAATGTTGCTTCATCCAGATAAACAattaatgaaaatgtaactATTGAAGAACTTGTTCACTCTTCATACCACAGACCTGTGAATGGTTAAAATTCTTGCGCCCCTTCTATTATGTAactgtttctatggtaacagttACCATTGAAACAGGAACGTAATAGAAAGAATGCATTAATTTTGACCAACCAGCAGGACTTTTCTTGGAAAGTAGCCTTGTATAGCGGATGCTACacataaacaaatttaaaagtgtgtgcaaatgttATTATGATAAAGGAGATGTTTATGGGACCTTATGAAACTCATTATAAAACTCCTTTCGTGCAGGATGTCATAAAATCACACAATTATTTTCACcactatataaacataaaacctTCTTCAACTTCCTAGCAATGCACTCTCTACCCAAGAAAAGCTTGACTTCAGTGTATCAAATCCTTTTGGACTAGAATTAAACTATTATAGTTGACAcatctgattattattaatccaatttttttactattgtttaaacttctttatctttttcacttgttttattttttttcttgataaaTTCATTCCTATTTGTCCTTGTAAACATGACGCTTCATTATTCATGTTTGAGCAGACATCTTTTCTTTTGTGCCATAAGCTAATAGAAAAGGCAGGTGGGAGCGTTCCTCAAAATAACTATGTGTAATTTTCCTTCTTTTGGTTGGATGCAGCTGTCAAGAAAAAATATTGAATagagaataaaatgtaaaaaaaaagtggtaggTTTCAAAGTGATACCTAGACACCAAAACATGGGTAATTGTTAATGGACAAATCCCACTTGATTTGTAATTATGTACCAGCTACCATTGAGTTTTCAACTTTAAAAGTGTTGTTTTCCTTTGAAAATGTTCTGGTTGGAGTTCCTGTTAGAGATGCCCTGATAGACTCTAGTAATAAAATTCTACTTGCATGGAGAAATTAAAATtgaatgtgtctgtgtgtgtgtgtacacagttgttcagaagaaataaatacaaaccttCGATGCGACGATGAGCGAGCGCTTCCCTACAGGACAGACAACCATCAGCCAATCAGTGCTAAGATCCACAGGGACGTCCACCAGCCACTCTGACAACATCAGCTGTACAGAAAGTTTAAACATAGTACTGAACAAATAAACCACGAGTCTAGGATGTGAAGCGTGTCTGCTTTACTACAGCATGTTAATTATGACATGAGCTGAAGCACAGGCATTAAAGTTAGTAaagaatatttacattaaacttAATATCATTGATATTTATCAACTGTACACAATCTTATGTTGCTACGAAATTGTCGATTATACAGGTTTCCTAAAAAGTCACGAAACAATTGGAATATGTTCAGCAAACATGTTGAttcaaaaaatgtgtaaaatccaCATAACACAAGAAGCTGGTGAGAAATGCGTACGAGTGAATCTAAAACAATTTTGCGGATGTGCTTTGAACAATGTTAATAAATGTGTCCGAGAAGCCCTGTCCTCTTTTTCCATCGCAGGCTTTCTCACTTTTTGTCATGGAAAACTGACATGGCCATTAATGCGCAAGGAAATGTACAAGTGCAAGTCTGACTTAGCTAACAGCAGACAAGCATACATTTAACATCAGTATACTGTGGATGAGACACTTGGGGAAATGTTCCTGATCATGAACATTCTCATGAAAATTAAGAAgaacatttaatattattatatttaacattttgactATTTACTGTGCATTCCTGCAAAATCACTTAAACAAATCCACCATCCAGCTGAGTTTCCTGTAAATGCACAGCTGGTAAAAGCATTACTCCCTCACTTCCTCTCTTTAAACcttgaatgtttaaaatgcttATTACTCTGTTAACTTAAGACTATATCTCCTGCTTAAATACATCTTTTAGGGGATCTTTTAAACAAGGGaaacatcataataaaaaattaattaattaaatgaatatcACAAATGCCTATTGTACACTATTCATGCTAATACATATTGACTAGGTTATGACCTGGTTGGCGTAGTGCTTTGGCAACTTTTTGCGTTGCTCAACCTCCATCCCTTCATCTTCCGTTTCATCGTGCTGCTGATCTttccgttttttctcctcctcctcctcctcgctgTCTGTACCTGTCCAGTCCCCGTCTGCCAAACGGCGGGCGTGATTTACATAATTCAGCCTTTtcctacaataaaaaaaaacccaaaacaaaacaggaaaatatatatatttttttataagctGGAATTGCATTCAGCGCATTTAAATTACAATTCAAGTACAATTACATAAACAACAGCAGATGTGTTATCGAATGGGGAGACAAGATGAAAATCGTACAGAGCAAATTTTGTAAATCAAGCTACATTTTGTACAACCTATagctataaacattttaatgtagtGACAACGGGCTTTATTAATCTTTGACTTGTGTAAATGGTTTTACAAGTCAAACAAAACTACATTTTTCCACCAGATTTGTAAAAGTTCCATAAACGCTGAATTTTCCTCATACTGGTgtgcaaaaagttttttaaattatacgTGGATTAATTATTGAGCTGTATGATCAGTAGGTGTTACGGTCAAATCCTAGGACAGCCAGAAAGCCAGGTTGGATCTTTAACTTAAGAAATTTTAACCATCAACTTTTTAGATAGTATCTTTTCCAAATTGCAATGCAtaagccaaaagtttgtggactcCAGATGATCACGTATCTTCCCAAGACTTGGCAACAAACATCTGTATAGAATGTCTTAGTGAGGAAACTGTAGTAtgtcaattacaaatacaaaatgtgTTTATAGCAGTAAGTTGTACAAAGTTactcaataataaataacatttaatctTCTGTCAGCTGAGGCATTTGTTTTGATGTAACACCGTTTCTTTTGTCATAATTAAATGGAttacttttatttgttataatttacAGGTTTGTATTAGTTTGCCATTAATTAA belongs to Clarias gariepinus isolate MV-2021 ecotype Netherlands chromosome 2, CGAR_prim_01v2, whole genome shotgun sequence and includes:
- the snupn gene encoding snurportin-1 produces the protein MDALTEALSSSFCVTREANSTSAPHPRLAQYKSKYSALDQDERRRKFLQEQKEKRLNYVNHARRLADGDWTGTDSEEEEEEKKRKDQQHDETEDEGMEVEQRKKLPKHYANQLMLSEWLVDVPVDLSTDWLMVVCPVGKRSLIVASKGSTSSYTKSGYCVNRFPSLLPGGNRHNSAIGKDYTILDCIYSEVDRTYYILDVMCWRGHPVYDCSTEFRFYWLQSKVEEVEELSEICKRNPFRFVSLNSISCTTESIQKALAHDYSFSVDGLLFYHRETHYTPGSTPLVGWLRPYMVQDILGIEVPQCPLTAKPDYATHQMQQILEHKKPSNQVRPADQNGRYELEHLSTPETQSGSNNSKETMEI